A stretch of the Vibrio sp. SS-MA-C1-2 genome encodes the following:
- the cobA gene encoding uroporphyrinogen-III C-methyltransferase, translating into MTNSKKEKTEENSHYGMISLVGAGPGDPELLTLKAYRLIQNADVIFYDRLVSEPIMAMANSEAELIYVGKKRDQHCVPQDQINLSLIEWAKTGVDVVRLKGGDPFIFGRGGEELEEIVEEGISYQVVPGVTAASGCASYSGIPLTHRDYAQSVQFVTGHLKRDGEELDWSSLARVNHTLVFYMGLTQCEEIVANLMSHGLPETTSCAIVEKGTTPEQRVLTCQLVDLVKTSFQVESPSLIIVGRVTELHHKLKWR; encoded by the coding sequence ATGACGAATTCAAAAAAAGAAAAAACAGAAGAAAATAGCCACTATGGAATGATCTCATTAGTTGGAGCTGGGCCCGGTGATCCCGAATTATTAACGCTTAAAGCTTATCGTTTAATTCAGAATGCTGATGTTATCTTCTATGACCGTCTCGTTTCTGAACCGATCATGGCGATGGCAAATTCGGAAGCGGAATTAATCTATGTTGGGAAAAAAAGGGATCAACACTGCGTTCCCCAAGACCAAATCAATCTGTCTTTAATTGAGTGGGCTAAAACGGGGGTTGATGTCGTGCGTTTAAAAGGTGGTGATCCTTTCATCTTTGGTCGTGGCGGTGAAGAGTTAGAAGAGATTGTTGAAGAGGGAATTAGTTATCAAGTTGTCCCAGGCGTCACCGCGGCTTCTGGGTGTGCTTCTTACTCTGGAATACCTTTAACGCATCGAGATTACGCACAAAGTGTTCAGTTTGTCACTGGTCATCTCAAGCGAGATGGTGAAGAGTTAGATTGGTCATCATTGGCAAGAGTGAACCATACATTAGTCTTTTATATGGGGTTAACTCAGTGCGAAGAGATTGTTGCTAATTTAATGAGTCATGGATTACCAGAAACGACATCTTGCGCCATTGTAGAAAAAGGAACAACCCCAGAGCAAAGAGTATTAACTTGTCAGCTTGTTGATTTAGTCAAAACCTCATTTCAGGTGGAGAGTCCGTCACTCATCATTGTTGGTCGAGTGACAGAACTGCATCATAAGCTAAAGTGGCGTTAA
- a CDS encoding DUF3313 family protein — translation MPTKDEMAMVDKQDLQLQPMNYDKGNHGLEWISPAAKHNQYEKLMIAPVILDSANIQTNRIPDNVLLELTNQVNLSLTAQVESTTMPVVQKKGQDVAKLVVTIAKANTHGENMKPTEIIPVGALIGLVGEAAGFRDESVRLFAVLKLVDSETDQLIAERVAVYNGNGVLDNNHSVLTLKDLKKKDNQRAANDGYAFIKHVATELNN, via the coding sequence ATGCCAACTAAAGATGAAATGGCCATGGTTGATAAACAAGACTTGCAATTACAACCGATGAACTATGATAAAGGCAATCATGGATTAGAATGGATCTCTCCAGCGGCAAAACATAATCAATATGAGAAGTTAATGATTGCCCCTGTCATATTAGATAGCGCGAATATTCAAACTAACCGTATACCAGATAACGTGTTGTTAGAATTAACAAATCAAGTCAATCTTTCACTCACCGCTCAGGTAGAGTCAACGACAATGCCTGTTGTACAGAAAAAAGGACAGGATGTTGCAAAATTAGTGGTGACAATAGCTAAAGCCAATACGCATGGAGAGAATATGAAACCCACTGAGATTATTCCGGTAGGTGCATTAATAGGCCTTGTAGGAGAAGCGGCGGGATTTAGAGATGAAAGTGTACGACTCTTTGCTGTATTGAAACTTGTCGACAGTGAAACTGATCAATTAATTGCAGAACGAGTCGCTGTCTATAATGGCAATGGGGTCTTAGATAATAATCACAGTGTATTAACGTTAAAAGATCTCAAGAAAAAGGATAATCAACGTGCGGCCAATGATGGGTATGCATTTATCAAACACGTTGCTACCGAATTAAATAATTAA
- a CDS encoding response regulator: protein MLVDDHPLMRKGIHQLLSFEEDFDVIADISNGAEAIAQAKILQPDLILLDLNMEGMSGLDTLKALQVDNSSAKVVILTVSDSAIDIETLFKAGADGYILKDTELDELLAIIRQVLAGQKGYSAKVLNILDSLNDENDPFNQLTEREAQILKEVSKGYRNRDIATNLFISEATVKVHLKSLFKKLNVSSRTEVTILYLERYGETLTS, encoded by the coding sequence ATGCTTGTTGACGATCACCCTTTAATGCGTAAAGGGATCCACCAGCTACTTAGTTTTGAAGAAGATTTTGATGTCATTGCCGATATTAGTAATGGGGCTGAAGCGATTGCTCAAGCAAAAATCCTACAACCAGACCTTATTTTATTAGATCTTAATATGGAAGGTATGTCAGGCTTAGATACCTTAAAAGCATTACAAGTTGATAACTCATCAGCTAAGGTTGTCATCTTGACCGTTTCAGATAGTGCCATTGATATTGAAACTCTATTTAAAGCCGGTGCGGATGGTTATATCCTTAAGGATACTGAGCTTGATGAGCTATTAGCCATTATTCGTCAAGTTCTTGCTGGCCAGAAAGGATATAGCGCTAAAGTCTTAAATATTTTAGATAGCTTGAATGATGAAAATGATCCCTTTAATCAACTAACAGAAAGAGAAGCACAAATATTAAAAGAAGTCTCAAAAGGATACCGTAATCGAGATATTGCGACTAATCTATTCATCTCTGAAGCGACGGTCAAAGTTCATCTGAAGAGCCTTTTTAAAAAACTGAATGTCTCCTCGCGGACAGAAGTCACGATCCTCTATCTAGAGCGATATGGCGAAACATTAACAAGCTAA
- the narQ gene encoding nitrate/nitrite two-component system sensor histidine kinase NarQ, translating to MKKTMHSVTAKIASSLLAILLLAVVTTSFSFISFALILDDGKVINVSGSMRMQSYRLGLELTQNPDKINQHIRHFEDSLYSPAMKGLNEWWVPDHVKNEYNAIIVKWKKLKPQIDINQPNPFINQVPHFVNQIDTFVNSLERYSVTTLNQLAYLGSLGLGSILFISIYIIYLLRRRIIAPLKELMLASEQIHNRNFSIRLNENELSELGVLNGTFNKMASELERVYKGLELTVHKKNQSLREANELINTLYRSSQALSSTKVGKVEFELVLSYLQELTWLQGIELEINDREGQTRHFLSGKLDEENIKVIPLEVEGNLHGHLYWQPVDDLTDQQREFMTNIRDIFTKSIYFIHVQKQSDHVLIMEERATIARELHDSLAQSLSYLKIQSSILKRTMSMEPSEKVAKQRDTCMEELATGLNTAYAQLRELITTFRLSLKEGNFSDALTEVVTLLQKQSQAIITLNNQINTIDLSSNQQVHLIQLIREAVINAIKHAKPNHISINCNENDDTIMVTIEDNGIGFDQNILKDGHFGLSIMKERASRLDSHLTIQSSVGNGSKVSVSFKK from the coding sequence ATGAAAAAAACAATGCATTCCGTTACCGCTAAAATAGCCTCCAGTTTATTAGCTATTTTGCTCTTAGCCGTTGTGACAACGAGCTTTTCTTTTATCTCATTTGCATTAATTTTAGATGATGGAAAAGTGATTAATGTCTCAGGATCAATGAGAATGCAAAGCTATCGTCTAGGATTAGAGCTTACTCAAAACCCAGATAAAATAAATCAGCATATTCGTCACTTTGAAGATTCCTTATATTCTCCAGCAATGAAAGGACTCAATGAATGGTGGGTGCCAGACCATGTAAAAAATGAATATAATGCAATCATTGTTAAGTGGAAAAAATTAAAGCCTCAAATAGATATTAATCAACCAAACCCTTTTATTAATCAAGTCCCCCACTTTGTTAATCAAATTGATACTTTTGTTAATAGTTTAGAAAGATATTCCGTCACCACATTAAATCAACTTGCTTATTTAGGAAGTCTTGGCCTCGGAAGTATCTTATTCATCTCCATTTATATTATTTATCTTTTAAGACGACGAATTATTGCACCGCTGAAAGAATTAATGTTAGCCAGTGAACAGATCCATAATCGTAATTTTTCTATTCGATTAAATGAAAATGAACTTTCTGAACTCGGCGTTTTAAATGGTACGTTTAATAAAATGGCATCAGAATTAGAGCGCGTCTACAAAGGATTAGAACTCACCGTACATAAAAAGAATCAAAGCCTAAGGGAAGCAAATGAGTTAATTAATACCTTATACCGCTCATCTCAAGCTCTCTCCTCGACCAAGGTAGGTAAAGTCGAATTTGAGTTAGTTTTATCCTATTTACAAGAGTTAACTTGGTTACAAGGTATTGAGCTGGAAATTAATGATAGAGAAGGTCAAACACGTCACTTCCTATCCGGCAAACTGGATGAAGAAAATATAAAGGTAATTCCGTTAGAGGTCGAAGGTAATCTACACGGACACCTTTATTGGCAACCTGTCGATGATCTAACAGATCAACAACGTGAATTTATGACCAATATTCGTGATATTTTCACTAAATCAATCTATTTTATCCATGTGCAAAAACAATCTGATCATGTTCTCATTATGGAAGAGCGCGCCACGATAGCGAGAGAACTTCATGACTCTTTAGCACAATCCCTCTCATATTTAAAAATTCAAAGCTCTATTTTAAAACGCACCATGTCGATGGAACCCAGTGAAAAAGTAGCTAAGCAGCGTGATACTTGCATGGAAGAGCTCGCAACCGGTTTGAATACCGCTTATGCACAATTAAGAGAATTGATCACAACCTTTAGATTATCGCTTAAAGAGGGGAATTTTAGTGATGCTCTTACTGAAGTCGTTACCCTATTGCAAAAACAGAGTCAGGCTATAATCACATTAAACAATCAAATTAATACCATTGATCTATCTAGTAATCAACAAGTCCATTTAATACAATTAATTAGAGAAGCGGTCATCAATGCAATAAAACACGCAAAACCGAATCACATCTCAATTAATTGCAATGAAAATGATGATACAATAATGGTTACCATCGAAGATAACGGGATTGGCTTTGATCAAAATATCTTAAAAGATGGGCATTTTGGTCTGTCTATTATGAAAGAGCGTGCTTCTCGTTTAGACAGTCATTTAACGATCCAATCTTCTGTTGGCAATGGAAGTAAAGTATCAGTTTCTTTTAAAAAATAA
- the napF gene encoding ferredoxin-type protein NapF translates to MENPSRRRFFSQLVKPSRQAESKHTTIHQLPWLKSDNGFTDICTRCEKCIQSCESNIIVKGVGGFPTVEFSVGECTFCYQCAENCPESLFDEKTTLPWQIKADISSACLAKNNIECRSCAEQCDQNSIQFKLQIGKVAQPQVDITSCNGCGACVAGCPVSAISL, encoded by the coding sequence ATGGAAAACCCATCTCGACGACGATTTTTTTCTCAGTTAGTTAAACCCAGTAGGCAAGCAGAATCTAAGCATACGACGATTCACCAATTACCGTGGTTGAAAAGCGATAATGGTTTTACGGATATTTGCACACGTTGTGAAAAGTGTATTCAATCGTGTGAAAGCAACATTATTGTCAAAGGTGTGGGAGGATTTCCAACGGTAGAGTTTTCAGTGGGGGAATGTACTTTCTGCTATCAATGCGCTGAAAATTGCCCTGAATCACTGTTTGACGAAAAAACAACGTTACCTTGGCAAATTAAAGCAGATATCTCTTCGGCATGTCTTGCTAAAAACAATATAGAGTGTCGAAGCTGTGCTGAACAGTGCGACCAAAATTCGATTCAATTTAAATTACAAATTGGCAAGGTAGCCCAACCTCAGGTGGATATAACAAGTTGTAATGGCTGTGGTGCATGTGTTGCTGGATGCCCCGTTTCAGCCATCTCCCTTTAA
- a CDS encoding chaperone NapD, translated as MLLNEVHISSLVVHTNPVHLAVIEQQIAQFNNAEIYGSNPDGKIVVVLETENQGFVTETIDAINNLPNVLSTALVYHQIETNLDGDIVSQ; from the coding sequence ATGTTATTAAATGAAGTTCATATTTCAAGTTTAGTTGTTCATACCAATCCTGTTCATTTAGCTGTAATTGAACAACAAATTGCCCAATTTAACAATGCTGAAATTTATGGTTCGAATCCAGATGGCAAAATTGTGGTGGTATTAGAAACCGAAAATCAAGGCTTTGTGACAGAAACTATCGATGCGATAAACAATTTGCCAAATGTGTTAAGTACGGCGTTAGTTTATCACCAGATTGAAACGAATCTCGATGGCGATATCGTGAGTCAATAA
- the napA gene encoding periplasmic nitrate reductase subunit alpha, with amino-acid sequence MKMTRRAFVKANAAASASAVAGVTLPASATNLIASTDKTKITWDKAPCRFCGTGCSVLIGTQNGKVVATQGDPEAPVNKGLNCIKGYFLSKIMYGQDRLQQPLLRMKDGQYHKDGDFQPVSWDVAFDTMADKWKQALKTKGPDAVGMFGSGQWTVMEGYAAAKMMKAGFRTNNIDPNARHCMASAVGAFMRTFGIDEPMGCYDDFENADVFVLWGSNMAEMHPVLWTRITDRRLSHPHVKVNVLSTYHHRSFELADHGYIFTPQSDLAIANYIANYIIQNDAVNWDFVNKHTNFKQATTDIGYGLRDSDPLQQAAKNPNSGKMSSISFEEYKASVAPYTAEKASEMSGVPAKDLEVLAKQYADPNTKVMSLWTMGMNQHTRGVWMNSLVYNIHLLTGKIATPGNSPFSLTGQPSACGTAREVGTFSHRLPADMVVANPKHRKIAEKIWQLPEGTIPPKPGKHAVAQDRALHDGEINAYWVMCNNNMQAGPNINGERLPGYRNPENFVVCSDPYPTVTAQASDLILPTAMWIEKEGAYGNAERRTQAWYQQVKSVGESKSDLWQIMEFAKRFKMEEIWGEELLAQAPEYRGKTMYDMLFKNGQVDKFPIEEAKELNDDAHDQGFYVQKGLFEEYAEFGRGHGHDLAPYDVYHQTRGLRWPVVDGKETKWRYKEGSDPYAKAGTDWDFYGKPDGKALIISAPYEAPPEVPNSEFDLWLCTGRVLEHWHTGTMTRRVPELYKAVPDALCYINPEDAKQRGLRRGEEVLIQNSRGEVRARVETRGRNRPPKGLVFVPFFDAKILVNKLILDATDPLSKQTDFKKCPVKITKIA; translated from the coding sequence ATGAAAATGACACGTAGAGCATTTGTTAAAGCAAATGCAGCCGCCTCAGCATCTGCTGTTGCAGGTGTAACTCTGCCAGCATCGGCAACGAACTTAATTGCAAGTACAGATAAAACCAAAATCACATGGGATAAAGCACCTTGCCGTTTTTGTGGTACGGGTTGTTCGGTACTCATTGGTACTCAAAATGGTAAAGTTGTAGCGACTCAAGGTGATCCAGAGGCACCTGTTAATAAAGGCTTAAACTGTATCAAAGGATACTTCTTATCTAAGATCATGTACGGTCAAGATCGTTTGCAACAACCTCTTCTTCGCATGAAAGATGGTCAATATCATAAAGATGGTGATTTTCAGCCAGTTTCTTGGGATGTGGCATTTGATACCATGGCTGATAAGTGGAAACAAGCACTGAAAACTAAAGGTCCTGATGCCGTTGGTATGTTCGGTTCTGGCCAGTGGACAGTCATGGAAGGTTATGCCGCTGCTAAAATGATGAAAGCAGGTTTCCGTACCAATAATATCGATCCAAACGCTCGTCATTGTATGGCGTCTGCAGTAGGTGCATTTATGCGTACCTTCGGTATTGATGAACCAATGGGTTGTTATGATGACTTCGAGAATGCGGATGTGTTCGTACTTTGGGGTTCAAATATGGCGGAGATGCACCCAGTATTATGGACGCGAATTACTGACCGTCGATTAAGTCACCCGCACGTTAAAGTCAATGTGCTTTCTACTTATCATCACCGCTCTTTTGAACTGGCTGATCATGGGTATATTTTTACGCCACAATCTGATTTAGCGATTGCTAACTATATTGCTAATTACATTATTCAAAATGATGCAGTAAATTGGGATTTTGTTAACAAGCACACCAATTTCAAGCAAGCGACAACAGATATTGGTTATGGTCTGCGCGATTCTGATCCACTGCAGCAAGCAGCAAAGAACCCGAATTCAGGAAAAATGAGTAGTATCTCATTTGAAGAGTATAAAGCGTCAGTTGCCCCTTATACTGCTGAAAAAGCGTCTGAAATGTCTGGTGTTCCTGCAAAAGACCTTGAGGTTTTAGCTAAGCAGTATGCGGATCCAAATACGAAAGTGATGTCACTTTGGACCATGGGCATGAACCAACATACTCGTGGTGTTTGGATGAATAGCCTTGTTTATAACATTCACTTGCTAACGGGTAAAATCGCAACACCAGGAAATAGCCCATTCTCATTAACGGGTCAACCTTCTGCCTGTGGTACCGCTCGTGAAGTAGGGACATTCTCACACCGTCTACCTGCTGACATGGTTGTTGCGAATCCAAAGCACAGAAAGATTGCAGAGAAGATCTGGCAGCTTCCTGAAGGAACGATTCCACCAAAACCAGGTAAACATGCAGTAGCACAAGATCGTGCACTTCATGATGGTGAAATTAATGCCTATTGGGTAATGTGTAACAACAATATGCAAGCTGGGCCGAACATTAATGGTGAACGTTTACCGGGCTACCGTAACCCTGAAAACTTTGTCGTTTGTTCTGACCCATACCCAACGGTAACCGCACAAGCGTCAGATCTTATCCTTCCAACAGCAATGTGGATTGAGAAAGAGGGGGCTTATGGTAATGCAGAGCGTCGTACACAAGCTTGGTATCAACAAGTTAAATCAGTGGGCGAATCAAAATCTGACTTATGGCAGATTATGGAGTTCGCTAAACGCTTCAAGATGGAAGAGATTTGGGGTGAAGAGTTATTAGCTCAAGCACCTGAGTACAGAGGTAAAACAATGTACGACATGCTGTTTAAAAACGGCCAAGTTGATAAGTTCCCAATTGAAGAAGCAAAAGAGCTAAATGATGATGCACATGATCAAGGCTTTTATGTTCAAAAAGGTCTGTTCGAAGAGTACGCAGAATTTGGTCGTGGACACGGACACGATTTAGCCCCTTACGATGTTTATCACCAAACTCGCGGTCTTCGTTGGCCTGTTGTCGATGGTAAAGAAACCAAATGGCGTTATAAAGAAGGTTCAGATCCTTATGCCAAAGCAGGAACAGATTGGGACTTCTATGGTAAACCCGATGGTAAAGCATTAATTATCTCAGCACCTTATGAAGCGCCACCAGAAGTGCCAAACAGTGAATTCGATCTTTGGTTATGTACGGGGCGAGTACTAGAGCATTGGCACACAGGAACAATGACGCGTCGTGTCCCTGAACTGTATAAAGCAGTGCCTGATGCGCTATGTTACATCAACCCTGAAGATGCCAAACAACGTGGCTTACGTCGTGGTGAAGAAGTGTTAATTCAGAACAGTCGTGGTGAAGTGAGAGCGCGTGTTGAAACTCGTGGTCGTAACCGTCCACCAAAAGGGTTAGTTTTTGTTCCGTTCTTCGATGCGAAAATTTTGGTTAATAAGCTGATTTTAGATGCCACTGATCCGTTATCTAAACAGACAGATTTTAAAAAGTGTCCAGTGAAGATTACCAAGATTGCTTAA
- a CDS encoding nitrate reductase cytochrome c-type subunit, with amino-acid sequence MKKLLVTVMTFVALLSGSVMAEIENTGGIGGVESLRGASELETTRPADEMKRVPRFQELESDFVYQPPLVPHTVRNYEVSLNSNKCLACHSWKNAKEMNATKISVTHFVNREDAVLADVSPRRYFCLQCHVTQSSAKPLVENEFVPVDALR; translated from the coding sequence ATGAAAAAATTATTAGTAACTGTAATGACTTTTGTTGCGCTTCTTTCTGGTTCAGTGATGGCTGAAATTGAAAATACCGGCGGAATTGGTGGTGTTGAGTCACTTCGTGGTGCTTCAGAGTTAGAAACAACACGTCCAGCTGATGAGATGAAACGAGTTCCACGTTTTCAAGAACTAGAGAGTGATTTTGTTTATCAGCCACCACTTGTGCCACATACCGTACGTAATTATGAAGTTTCATTAAACTCTAACAAGTGTTTAGCCTGTCATAGCTGGAAAAATGCCAAAGAGATGAATGCGACGAAGATCAGTGTGACTCACTTTGTTAATCGTGAAGATGCTGTTCTCGCTGATGTTTCTCCTCGCCGCTATTTTTGTCTACAGTGTCACGTTACTCAATCTAGTGCTAAACCATTAGTGGAAAATGAGTTCGTACCTGTTGATGCATTGCGCTAA
- a CDS encoding NapC/NirT family cytochrome c, giving the protein MKLLKNLWKRASTPSKAAAGIVLFMGFMGGLLFWGAFNTGMEATNTEEFCSDCHAPLVKEIQETIHYSNRSGVRAICSDCHVPHEWSDKIVRKVQASKELFAHYVLDTIGTQEKFEERREYLANREWSRMKENDSLECRNCHQFEYMDFSEQDPRSRQQHSTSLASGEKTCIDCHKGIAHKLPDMHNVEGW; this is encoded by the coding sequence ATGAAATTACTAAAAAACTTGTGGAAACGCGCAAGTACACCGAGTAAAGCGGCGGCAGGTATTGTCCTTTTTATGGGCTTTATGGGCGGCTTACTATTCTGGGGGGCATTTAATACTGGAATGGAAGCCACCAATACAGAAGAGTTTTGTTCTGATTGTCATGCGCCTTTAGTGAAAGAGATTCAAGAGACGATCCACTACTCAAACCGTTCAGGTGTTCGTGCGATCTGTTCAGATTGTCATGTACCGCATGAGTGGTCAGATAAAATCGTTCGTAAAGTTCAAGCATCAAAAGAACTGTTTGCTCACTACGTGTTAGATACGATTGGTACGCAAGAGAAGTTTGAAGAGCGTCGAGAATATCTCGCCAATCGAGAATGGTCTAGAATGAAAGAGAATGACTCATTAGAGTGTCGTAACTGTCACCAATTTGAGTACATGGATTTTTCAGAACAAGATCCACGTAGCCGTCAACAACACTCGACGTCGTTAGCTTCAGGTGAGAAGACCTGTATTGATTGTCATAAAGGGATTGCCCATAAATTACCTGATATGCATAACGTTGAAGGTTGGTAA
- a CDS encoding TIGR02808 family protein, with product MSQLESFIWHLLGYSAMPVIILGGFVVVAIFSLWILSMTSDK from the coding sequence ATGAGTCAACTAGAATCATTTATTTGGCATCTGTTAGGTTATAGTGCAATGCCAGTGATTATCTTAGGAGGATTTGTGGTCGTCGCCATTTTTTCCCTCTGGATCCTGTCAATGACCAGTGATAAATAA
- a CDS encoding biotin transporter BioY: protein MNIKDIVLISLFAAIIAILAIFPPITLPIIPAPITAQTLGVLLAGGILGWKRGFLSISLFLFLVFIGLPLLPGGNGGIGVFFGLTGGFLISWPFAALLMGWLVEKNWDSLNATKVFISCLISGIGLINAIGVPWLAYMANISLVEAFTGSMVFIIGGVIKCIIATSVIMTVSRSYPVLCR from the coding sequence ATGAATATTAAAGATATAGTATTGATCTCTCTTTTCGCTGCCATCATAGCAATATTGGCTATCTTTCCGCCAATAACATTACCCATTATCCCTGCACCGATTACCGCTCAAACCTTGGGGGTTCTATTGGCGGGTGGAATTTTAGGATGGAAGCGTGGGTTTTTATCTATTTCGTTGTTTCTATTCTTAGTGTTTATCGGTTTACCTTTATTACCTGGGGGCAATGGTGGCATTGGCGTTTTCTTTGGCCTAACTGGCGGTTTCTTAATTAGCTGGCCTTTTGCTGCGTTACTGATGGGATGGCTGGTAGAAAAAAATTGGGATTCATTAAATGCAACCAAAGTGTTTATTAGTTGCTTAATCAGTGGTATTGGTTTGATTAACGCAATTGGCGTCCCCTGGTTAGCTTATATGGCTAATATATCATTAGTTGAAGCGTTTACGGGTTCAATGGTGTTTATTATTGGTGGTGTGATTAAATGCATCATTGCCACTAGTGTCATCATGACAGTTTCACGATCTTATCCTGTTTTATGCCGTTAG
- a CDS encoding energy-coupling factor ABC transporter ATP-binding protein: protein MITCKNVTLIKDNHTILSDISVNLTAKRIGIIGHNGSGKTTFSKLLNGLEIPTSGEVSLFNQEMEPIEKQQHVGFVFQNPDNQIIFPIVEEDIGFGLTQLGLPKKEIQQRVEDFLNKFNLGHLKQRLTHQLSGGEKQLIALIGVLIMQPEYIILDEPTTLLDLKNRLALIEILNDLQQKLIIVSHDLELMSQMDQLILFHSGSIVDSGEPTRILTKYQELSRC, encoded by the coding sequence ATGATAACTTGTAAAAACGTCACATTAATAAAAGATAATCACACTATTCTTTCTGATATTTCAGTTAATTTAACTGCAAAAAGAATAGGTATTATTGGCCACAATGGCAGTGGAAAAACTACGTTTAGTAAACTGTTAAATGGATTAGAAATACCAACGTCCGGAGAGGTGTCACTATTTAATCAAGAGATGGAGCCGATTGAAAAACAGCAACATGTGGGTTTTGTATTTCAAAATCCAGATAACCAAATTATCTTTCCCATTGTAGAGGAAGACATTGGATTTGGGCTGACTCAACTGGGCTTACCCAAAAAAGAGATTCAACAGCGAGTCGAAGATTTTCTTAATAAGTTTAATTTAGGTCATTTAAAACAACGTTTAACTCATCAATTAAGTGGTGGGGAAAAGCAGTTAATTGCACTGATTGGTGTGTTAATTATGCAACCTGAATACATTATTCTTGATGAACCGACGACATTGTTGGATTTAAAGAATCGCTTAGCATTGATTGAAATACTAAATGATCTTCAACAAAAACTGATTATTGTGAGCCATGATTTAGAATTGATGTCACAGATGGATCAATTAATTCTTTTTCATAGTGGATCGATTGTTGATAGCGGTGAACCGACCCGTATTCTTACTAAATATCAGGAACTATCAAGGTGTTAA
- a CDS encoding energy-coupling factor transporter transmembrane protein EcfT codes for MLISIYSQRQSCIHRLSAAIKLMALTIICTMVFIFGGWKILTITTFMTLLMYRLAKIEINTLFKALKPALWPVLFIFVAQCVINNYTIAIYTIIRLLVILSLASLVTFTTTTNQMLGSIEKGLSYVVNTERAKKISLAISLTIRFIPKVRETYLEIQDAQKARGVKNNWWALATVTIIRVLKSADDISDAINTRSRLLSQNDKSVVMSK; via the coding sequence GTGTTAATTTCAATTTATAGCCAGCGTCAAAGCTGTATTCATCGTTTATCTGCAGCGATAAAATTAATGGCTTTAACTATAATTTGTACAATGGTATTTATTTTTGGTGGCTGGAAAATTTTAACCATAACAACCTTTATGACTCTTTTGATGTATAGGTTGGCAAAAATAGAAATTAACACTCTTTTTAAGGCATTAAAGCCGGCATTGTGGCCTGTTTTATTCATTTTTGTTGCTCAATGTGTCATTAATAATTACACGATAGCGATATATACCATTATAAGATTGCTCGTTATTCTCTCTTTAGCTTCATTAGTGACATTCACAACGACCACTAACCAAATGCTCGGTTCGATTGAAAAAGGGTTAAGTTATGTTGTTAACACTGAAAGAGCGAAGAAAATTAGTTTAGCTATTTCATTAACTATCCGTTTTATTCCTAAAGTACGAGAAACCTATTTAGAGATTCAAGATGCTCAAAAGGCGCGAGGAGTTAAAAATAATTGGTGGGCTTTAGCAACGGTGACCATAATTCGAGTATTAAAATCAGCAGATGACATTTCAGATGCTATTAATACTCGAAGTCGATTATTGAGCCAGAATGACAAGTCAGTGGTAATGAGCAAGTAG
- a CDS encoding DUF1284 domain-containing protein yields the protein MIKLRPHHLLCCLTFSGKGYTQAFIDNYYQIIGRLKKQEKVKIVASPDDICSPVCQDKSHHCFESRITARDQAVLEDFERYTDLHLKVDSIIEPNLLFNDEIQKFFKQDLIRTGCIDCQWKDLCDLEAENNFSSAVLNRKEV from the coding sequence GTGATAAAGCTACGTCCACACCATTTACTTTGTTGTTTAACATTTTCAGGAAAAGGGTATACCCAAGCATTTATTGATAATTACTATCAAATTATTGGGCGGTTAAAAAAGCAAGAAAAAGTCAAAATTGTGGCCAGCCCAGACGATATTTGTTCACCCGTTTGCCAAGATAAATCACATCACTGTTTTGAATCAAGAATTACAGCACGAGACCAAGCGGTGCTAGAAGACTTTGAGCGATATACTGACTTACATTTAAAAGTAGATTCAATCATCGAACCAAACTTATTATTTAACGACGAAATTCAAAAATTCTTTAAGCAAGATCTTATCCGAACCGGTTGTATTGATTGTCAGTGGAAAGATCTTTGTGATCTAGAGGCTGAGAATAACTTTAGTTCCGCTGTTTTAAATAGAAAAGAGGTTTAA